One Glycine max cultivar Williams 82 chromosome 6, Glycine_max_v4.0, whole genome shotgun sequence DNA segment encodes these proteins:
- the LOC100802090 gene encoding amino acid permease 6, whose product MDVELAAKSVSRSEELDDDGRIKRTGNVFTASIHIVTVVVGAGVLALAWAMAQLGWIPGLATMIIFACISIYTYNLVADCYRYPDPINGKRNYTYMQAVDAYLGGTMHVFCGLIQYGKLAGLTVGYTITSSTSLVAIKKAICFHKRGHQAYCRFSNNPFMLGFGMLQILLSQIPNFHKLTCLSTVAAITSFCYALIGSGLSLAVVVSGKGETTRVFGNKVGPGLSEADKMWRVFSALGNIALACSYATVVYDIMDTLKSYPPECKQMKKANVLGITTMTILFLLCGSLGYAAFGDDTPGNILTGFGFYEPFWLVALGNVCIVIHMIGAYQVLAQPLFRIIEMGANMAWPGSDFINKEYPTKIGSLTFSFNLFRLIWRTIYVAVVTIIAMVMPFFNEFLALLGAIGFWPLIVFFPIQMHIAQKQIKRLSFKWCLLQLLSFVCFLVSVVAAVGSIRGISKNIKKYKLFMYKQ is encoded by the exons atggACGTTGAATTAGCTGCTAAGAGTGTTTCTAGGAGTGAGGAATTGGATGATGATGGCAGAATCAAAAGAACCG GGAACGTGTTCACCGCTAGCATTCACATAGTAACGGTGGTGGTGGGTGCAGGAGTGCTGGCTCTAGCATGGGCCATGGCCCAGCTTGGATGGATACCTGGCTTAGCCACTATGATCATCTTTGCATGCATTTCCATTTATACTTACAATCTTGTAGCTGATTGCTATAGATACCCTGACCCAATCAATGGCAAGAGGAACTACACTTACATGCAAGCTGTCGATGCATACCTTG GTGGAACAATGCACGTGTTTTGCGGATTAATTCAATATGGGAAGCTTGCTGGGCTTACAGTGGGCTACACTATAACTTCGTCTACAAGCTTGGT GGCTATAAAGAAGGCCATTTGCTTTCACAAAAGAGGCCACCAAGCTTATTGCAGGTTTTCAAATAATCCCTTTATGCTCGGTTTTGGGATGTTGCAAATTTTATTGTCTCAAATCCCAAACTTCCACAAGTTAACATGCCTTTCAACCGTTGCTGCTATTACCTCTTTTTGTTATGCATTAATTGGAAGCGGGCTTTCTCTGGCAGTAGTTGTCTCAG GTAAAGGAGAAACAACCCGTGTATTTGGAAACAAAGTAGGGCCAGGACTATCTGAAGCAGATAAAATGTGGAGGGTTTTCAGTGCTTTGGGAAACATTGCACTTGCTTGCTCTTATGCTACTGTTGTGTATGATATAATG GACACGTTGAAGTCATATCCACCAGAATGCAAGCAGATGAAAAAGGCCAATGTGTTAGGAATCACAACAATGACAATACTTTTCCTGCTATGTGGTAGCCTTGGCTATGCTGCTTTCGGAGATGACACCCCGGGAAACATCCTCACTGGCTTTGGATTTTACGAGCCATTCTGGTTGGTTGCCCTTGGGAATGTGTGCATTGTAATCCACATGATTGGAGCATATCAG GTGCTTGCCCAACCACTATTTCGTATAATTGAGATGGGTGCAAACATGGCATGGCCAGGTTCAGATTTCATAAACAAGGAATACCCAACCAAAATAGGCTCCCTAACATTCAGTTTCAACTTGTTTAGGCTAATTTGGAGGACAATATACGTGGCAGTGGTCACAATCATTGCCATGGTGATGCCGTTTTTCAACGAGTTTCTTGCCCTGCTTGGAGCAATTGGGTTTTGGCCTCTCATCGTCTTTTTCCCTATACAAATGCACATTGCTCAGAAACAGATCAAAAGATTATCATTTAAATGGTGTCTGCTCCAGCTATTGAGCTTTGTGTGCTTCCTTGTTTCGGTAGTCGCCGCAGTTGGTTCCATTCGTGGAATTAGCAAGAATAtcaaaaaatacaaacttttcATGTATAAACAATAG